The genomic window AATGGACGTTCCGCTATACTCTCCCGAAAAGAGCCTTTTATTGCTAGCGTCGCTTAACTCTATGTAAATAGTAGCTTCGCTACTTATCTCCGCAACAAATCCTTCCTTAACTACCGCTGACCAGTTTCTTACCTCGCCAGAAATGCTTTTTGGTGCAAAGGAACTCACGGCAAAGCCCTTATTCTGTAGCGCCCTTTCTAAAGCAAATTTTACGCGCACATCTATGCTACCCTCAGGCACGACGACGATCTCGGCTTCGCTGTTTGATTCTGCGACTTCTCTACCATCCCCAAATAGCTCTACGGCTAAACCGTTACTTAAATTTCCATTCACAACCTCGCCGACATTCACATCGTCTATCCTGGGAACAGGGATTTTGTTGCTAATCGCGGGAGCACAAGCAACAAAATGCATTAAAAACAGCAAGAAAAGCAGAGCAACAAAACACCTAGTTTTACAATTATCCGATTTCATAACCACATCTCAATTAACAACTTCGCGTCGTTGGGAAAACGATTCAACATGACTTTCTTTCTTCTCAGAACGTGAAAAGCGCCATTTTACTAATGGAGGAGCAATCATAGTAGTAACAATGACCATTATCACAACAGCTCCATAGGTAGCCTTGTCCACAACGGTTTTTCCATTTAACATCATTGTGGCCCCTATGCCGATAAAAATTAAACCCACCTCGCCTCTTGGAATCATGCCAAACCCTACTACCAACCTATCTAAACCCTTCTCCAAAACACCTAGTCCGCAAACCTGTTTGCCTACTATAGCTGCTAGCGTCAAAACAAATGCATATCCTAAAATCTTAGCATCTGCAAAAACCCGCAAATCTACTCCTGCTCCCATAGTGACAAAAAATATCGGCACCAAGAGAGCAATTATCGGTTGAATAATGCGCTCCATGCTCAAATTGTCGTGCTTAATCGAAAGTGGTTTATAGTGCATTGGATCTAAAATTAAGCCAGCAGTAAAAGCACCTACAATAGGCGCTAGCCCTACTAAGGCCGCGAGATAAGATAGGCCAAAACAAACGATTAAACCAGTTGCCAAGAATACCCCGTGGCTCCTCAGTGTCGTTGCTAACCTAAAGTAATACGGGGCCATTATCCTACCGATGAAAATAGCGCCGAACAAAAACCCTACCGCTAATACCATCACTTTGACGACTGACAATATATCTAACTCTGTTCCCTTACTGGCAGCAGTTATAATGCCGCTTACTACAGCTAGAACGATCAAACCTAAAACATCGTCAATAACTGCCGCCCCCAAAACAATTTTTGATTCAGCAGCTTGAATCTTGCCCAAATCCTTTAATACCCTAGCCGTAATGCCGACACTTGTAGCCGTAAGCGTTGCACCAATAAATACGTGGACTAGAGTTCCCATATCCGGCTCAAAAACAGATCCAACAAACCAGCCCAGAAAAAACGGGGCGATAACTCCTAAAACAGCCACGAGCAGAGAAGACCAACCCAGTTTTTTCATTTCCGCAATATTTGACTCTAACCCGACTTCAAATAACAGCAAGATAACTCCAAGTTCACTTAGAACTTTAAGAATCTCATCGTGCTTTAGATAATCAAAGTGCCTAAAGCCAATTAGGGACAAATTTCCTATTATGACCCCAATTAGAAGCTCGCCCATAACTGCTGGTTGGTGAAGGCGGACTGCCAAATCAGCACCGACATTAGCCAAAAACAAGATCACCATTAAACCTAGCAATACTGGCAGCACTGGGCTAGCATGCCCGCCGCCTCCTCCCTCACCACCTGCGCTAGCAGCGGCAAAGGCCTGCTCGATACCCCCGACGCATAATAGAGCTAAAGTAGCGATTGAAATTATTAACGGCCAGAATGTAACTCTCTTAAACCACGTATTGCGTTTCACTTAGCAATATCTCCAGATAAAATTTAATAAAATTTAAAACGAAAGCCTTCTAAAAAACTAATCTCGCCAGCTCGAGTCCTCGAAAGGAGGGCATTGACTGAATCCTTAATCGAACACTGTTTAGTTAAAAGTTTCACTACCTCCTCGGTAATGGGCACTGGCACATTGTGCCGCTTCGCCAACGCAAGCACCTTGGAAGCACTTTGAACTCCCTCAGCGACTTGGCCCAAGCTCCCTAAAATATCTTCTAGCTGCTCTCCTTGCCCCAAACGAATCCCGACCTGTCTATTTCTACTTAAATCCCCAGTAGCCGTAAGAAGTAAATCGCCCAAGCCACTCAAACCACCCACCGTAAGAGCACTGCCACCCAGAGCCACGACGAGGCGCTGCATCTCAGATAATCCGCGCGTAATTAAAGCTGCCCGCGCATTATTGCCCATCTGTAAACCATCAACTACTCCTGCTGCAATGGCAATAATATTCTTAAAGACACCTCCAAATTCCACCCCAATCACATCAGTAGAAGTATAAACTCTAAAACTATCGTAGTGAAAAACTTCGGCAATCTGCTGTGCTACAGACTCATCCAAGCATGCAAGCGTAACAGCAGTGGGCTTTCCCCTAACTACCTCTCTCGCAAAACTCGGCCCAGAAAGAACGCTAACGGGATTCTCCTTTCCTAGTTCCTCTTCGATTACCACACTCATGCGCTTTAAAGTAGCGTTCTCTAGCCCCTTTACCGCACTAACAATTAGCAATCCCTTTGGAACGTGCGCTTTAACAGCAGAAATTTCCGCCCGAACCGCCGACGATGGCAACGCAATAACCAACAACTCGGCCCCAGCTACGGCCTCCACTAGACATGTGCTCACCCTAATACCCGCTGCCAAAGACTCACCACTTAGGTATTTAGGGTTTTCTCTCTCTTCGGATATGGACTTAAGAACGCCCTCATCCCTACCCCACAAACACACCTCATAATTCGCTCGACGCAAGTGATGCGCCAAAGCTGTTCCCCAACTTCCAGCACCTAAGACCGCTATCTTGCGTACCTTTAAATGCATCTTCTCTCTGCACCGCTATACTAATCGGCAGCTTCCGACTCGCCATTTCCCTCCTCAGCGACTACCTCATCATCCTTCGCCTCCGCGATGCGCGCGACTGCAGCGACGCGCTCATTTTCAGCTAGCTGGATTAAGCGCACCCCTTGAGTATTTCGGCCAATTAACGAAATCGTATCCACAGCCGTTCTAATTACCTTGCCGCCAGTAGTAATTAACATTACATCGTCACCTTGCTTCACTCGGCTTGCCGAAACTACGAAACCATTTCGCTCAGTGGTCTTTATATCTATTACGCCCTTTCCGCCGCGATTTTGGCATCGATACTCCGAAAGCCTAGTTCTCTTTCCGTACCCATTTTCACAAACCGTTAGCAGAGAAAGCCCCATATCCTCAGCGCCGTCATTTTCGCCTCCTTCCTCTATGTGCTTAACCGTAACGAGATTAACTACTTCATCGCTGTCTTCCAGAGTAAGGCCCCTAACTCCCCTCGCACCCCTGCCCATTGCTCTTATTTGCGTCTCGGGAAACCTAATCGACATGCCATTGCGAGTTGAAATTACACAATCTAAAGTTCCGTCAGTTAACTCAACGCCAAAAACAGTATCGCCTTCGTCAAGCAACGTCGCCCGAATGCCACCCTTGCGGATATTTGCAAATGCCATTAAATCGACGCGTTTTATGTAACCCTTGCGCGTCGTTAAAACGACGTAGCGATCTTCCTCAAAATGCCGAACTGGAAGAATAGCCGATACTTCTTCGCCTTCCTCTAGCTCTAACATGTTAACGATAGCTCGACCGCGCGCCGTCCTACTAGCTTCTGGAAGCTGATACACTTTTAACAAATAAACCTTCCCCAACGACGAAAACACCAACAGATAAGCATGAGTAGACGCTACAAAGAGTTCCTCCACAAAATCATCCGCATCCTCTGCTAGCTTTTTAGTGCCCTGAACTCCTTTTCCGCCACGGTTCTGCGAGCGATACAGCGAGGGGGAACAGCGCTTTATATAACCGCGATGGCTAATTGTCACCATCATCTCTTCTTCAGCTATTAAATCCTCAACTTCAATTTCATCGCCAAAAGCCTCTATGACTGTGCGCCTATCATCGCCAAACTTCTTGGCTATCTCCTCTAACTCTTCGACGATAACTTTATTTATTAGCTGAGGACTCGCTAAAATTTCCTTTAGCTCGTTTATGTAAACTAAAAGCTCTTCTAGCTCTTTCTCAATTTCGCGCCTCTCTAAACCAGTCAATCTGCGCAGTGGCATGTCGAGAATGTTCTGAGCCTGAATCTCGCTTAAACTAAAATTTTGCTGCAAAGCAACTTTAGCATCCCTAACTGCCTCAGACGATTTTATTATCTGAATGACCGCATCTATGTTATCGAGCGCAATGCGAAATCCCTCTAAAATGTGCCTGCGAGCTTCGGCCTTCGCCAACTCGAATTTGCTGCGCCGAGTCACAACTGTTCTGCGATGTTCAACAAAATGCGTTAGCAGCTTGTCTAGTGATAAGATCTCTGGTCGTCCATCCACAATGGCTAGCATCGTCACGCCAAACGTGCGCTGTAACGGCGTGAGCTTAAAGAGCTGATTTAAAACCACTTCGTTTACAGCATCGCGCTTTAACTCGATTACAATGCGCATCCCACTGCGATCAGACTCGTCTCTTAAGCGCGAAATGCCTTCTATTTTTTTCTCGTTTACTAACTCGGCTATCTTCTCTACGAGCTTCGCCTTGTTCACCTGATAGGGAATCTCGTCAACAATTATCGCTTCGGCTTCTCTCTTTCCCGAGCTAATATTCTCGACATGAGTTTTCGCCCTAACCTGTATCAATCCTCGACCAGTTTTATAAATGCTGCGCAATGGCTCGGCACCATAAATAATCCCCGCTGTTGGGAAATCTGGCCCAGGCATTACCTCCATGAGCTCATCTACAGTGACCTGAGGATTATTGATTAACTTAATCGCCGCAGCGATTACCTCGCGCAAGTTATGTGGCGGAATGCGAGAGGCCATTCCCACAGCAATCCCTTCCGCACCATTGATTAAAAGCGTGGGGATTCGAGAGGGCAACACCACCGGCTCCTCGACCGACTCGTCAAAATTGGGCACAAAATCCACCGTATCTTTATCGATATCGGCGAGTTTAAGCTCGGCGAGCGCCTTTAACCGACACTCAGTATATCGATAAGCCGCAGGCGAATCTCCATCGATAGAGCCAAAATTGCCTTGGCCATCTATCAGTTGATACCTAAGATTCCACTCCTGCGCCATGCGCACCAATGCGTCGTAAACCGCTGTATCGCCATGGGGGTGATAATGCTTTAGCACCTCACCCACGACACCAGCGCACTTTGAATATTTCTTGTTAGAAGTTAAGCCCTCCCTAAGCATTGCGTAGAGAATTCTACGATGCACGGGTTTTAAGCCGTCGCGCACATCCGGAAGAGCACGGCCGATAATGACGCTCATGGCGTAATCCATATAGGATCCGCACATTTCATCTTCTATAGTAACTGGAATAATATTTGTCGCGTCCATAACACCTCAAAAAAAAGAAATGCCCCGTTAAAAGTGCCGCAAAAAATACTTCTGCGCGCTAGAGCATTTCCCTAAATATCTAAATTCTTAACACTTAAAGCGTTTTCCTCAATAAACGCACGGCGCGGTTCAACCGCATCACCCATGAGTAAAGTAAATAGGCGATCGGCCTCAATTGCATCTTCAATTCGAACCTGCAACATCGTGCGCTTCTTTGGATCTAACGTAGTATCCCAAAGTTGCTCTGGATTCATTTCGCCTAAACCCTTAAAGCGCGTAACCGTAAAGCCAGACTTGCCGCGTTCCATTATGGCTTTGCGAATTTCAAATATAGTCGAACACTCAATAATAGAATCTTCTTTCTTGCTCTTATCAATTAGCCTATACGGGTACACTCCCAGGGAACGAGTTTTAGCAAAAAAATTTTGAAGCTGTTGAAAGTCTTCCGTAGTCAACAATTCAAAGTTAATGGTCGTTCGGCGAGTAACTCCATCGCTTTCTGTTTCTATTTCCAAGGCCGAAGAACCGTGCTCTACATCGCTCGTAGTGCGAGCCGAAATAATGCGCACTCCACTTGCCCACTTTCCCAATTCCACCTTCATGCGCTCCAAAAAGGAATTTAAAACACCTCCATCGCTGAGAGCATCGCGGTTAAAACTATCAAAGGCAGCAAAAGCACTTAGAACATGGCGATCCATTCCCCTAAGGCCCATTACCTC from Deltaproteobacteria bacterium includes these protein-coding regions:
- a CDS encoding NAD(P)-dependent glycerol-3-phosphate dehydrogenase yields the protein MHLKVRKIAVLGAGSWGTALAHHLRRANYEVCLWGRDEGVLKSISEERENPKYLSGESLAAGIRVSTCLVEAVAGAELLVIALPSSAVRAEISAVKAHVPKGLLIVSAVKGLENATLKRMSVVIEEELGKENPVSVLSGPSFAREVVRGKPTAVTLACLDESVAQQIAEVFHYDSFRVYTSTDVIGVEFGGVFKNIIAIAAGVVDGLQMGNNARAALITRGLSEMQRLVVALGGSALTVGGLSGLGDLLLTATGDLSRNRQVGIRLGQGEQLEDILGSLGQVAEGVQSASKVLALAKRHNVPVPITEEVVKLLTKQCSIKDSVNALLSRTRAGEISFLEGFRFKFY
- the gyrA gene encoding DNA gyrase subunit A translates to MDATNIIPVTIEDEMCGSYMDYAMSVIIGRALPDVRDGLKPVHRRILYAMLREGLTSNKKYSKCAGVVGEVLKHYHPHGDTAVYDALVRMAQEWNLRYQLIDGQGNFGSIDGDSPAAYRYTECRLKALAELKLADIDKDTVDFVPNFDESVEEPVVLPSRIPTLLINGAEGIAVGMASRIPPHNLREVIAAAIKLINNPQVTVDELMEVMPGPDFPTAGIIYGAEPLRSIYKTGRGLIQVRAKTHVENISSGKREAEAIIVDEIPYQVNKAKLVEKIAELVNEKKIEGISRLRDESDRSGMRIVIELKRDAVNEVVLNQLFKLTPLQRTFGVTMLAIVDGRPEILSLDKLLTHFVEHRRTVVTRRSKFELAKAEARRHILEGFRIALDNIDAVIQIIKSSEAVRDAKVALQQNFSLSEIQAQNILDMPLRRLTGLERREIEKELEELLVYINELKEILASPQLINKVIVEELEEIAKKFGDDRRTVIEAFGDEIEVEDLIAEEEMMVTISHRGYIKRCSPSLYRSQNRGGKGVQGTKKLAEDADDFVEELFVASTHAYLLVFSSLGKVYLLKVYQLPEASRTARGRAIVNMLELEEGEEVSAILPVRHFEEDRYVVLTTRKGYIKRVDLMAFANIRKGGIRATLLDEGDTVFGVELTDGTLDCVISTRNGMSIRFPETQIRAMGRGARGVRGLTLEDSDEVVNLVTVKHIEEGGENDGAEDMGLSLLTVCENGYGKRTRLSEYRCQNRGGKGVIDIKTTERNGFVVSASRVKQGDDVMLITTGGKVIRTAVDTISLIGRNTQGVRLIQLAENERVAAVARIAEAKDDEVVAEEGNGESEAAD
- a CDS encoding cation:proton antiporter, whose amino-acid sequence is MKRNTWFKRVTFWPLIISIATLALLCVGGIEQAFAAASAGGEGGGGGHASPVLPVLLGLMVILFLANVGADLAVRLHQPAVMGELLIGVIIGNLSLIGFRHFDYLKHDEILKVLSELGVILLLFEVGLESNIAEMKKLGWSSLLVAVLGVIAPFFLGWFVGSVFEPDMGTLVHVFIGATLTATSVGITARVLKDLGKIQAAESKIVLGAAVIDDVLGLIVLAVVSGIITAASKGTELDILSVVKVMVLAVGFLFGAIFIGRIMAPYYFRLATTLRSHGVFLATGLIVCFGLSYLAALVGLAPIVGAFTAGLILDPMHYKPLSIKHDNLSMERIIQPIIALLVPIFFVTMGAGVDLRVFADAKILGYAFVLTLAAIVGKQVCGLGVLEKGLDRLVVGFGMIPRGEVGLIFIGIGATMMLNGKTVVDKATYGAVVIMVIVTTMIAPPLVKWRFSRSEKKESHVESFSQRREVVN